A window from Pseudomonadota bacterium encodes these proteins:
- a CDS encoding phosphate acyltransferase: protein MISSLTEVFDLARRAEPIKIAIIAPEDQEFMQAVKKAREEGLIDPVLLGNPRLISRAAEKVGLDYQPGEIIEIRDRQEVADRALQMLYQGDVRMVSKGQIPTSYIYRSIIRKKKEVGEGAIVSVITVWDIKNCDHLVLLTDAGANIAPNEAQKLEIVDNAINAVLVLGCSNPRVTELLSDSSNLQLKSDLGQGIKTPTIRNHKRSYNLTDATSLKDLIFTDADGQLNLNNLPNILLLPDLNTGNVVVKLDFFIKDITRVSFSHTERGPVLLPSRADEADSIYRELVFGAGLVNLQQRCTYE, encoded by the coding sequence ATGATCAGTTCATTGACGGAAGTTTTTGACCTGGCAAGACGGGCGGAACCAATAAAAATTGCCATTATTGCTCCCGAGGACCAGGAGTTTATGCAGGCGGTTAAAAAAGCCCGGGAAGAGGGGTTAATTGATCCGGTATTGCTCGGTAATCCCCGGTTGATCTCTCGGGCAGCTGAAAAAGTCGGTCTTGACTATCAGCCAGGTGAAATTATTGAAATAAGAGATCGCCAGGAAGTTGCGGACCGGGCCTTGCAGATGCTGTACCAGGGCGATGTCCGGATGGTCAGCAAGGGGCAGATTCCAACCTCCTATATCTACCGTTCCATCATCAGGAAAAAAAAGGAAGTCGGGGAGGGTGCCATCGTCAGCGTTATTACGGTTTGGGATATAAAAAACTGTGATCACCTGGTTCTGTTGACCGATGCCGGAGCCAACATTGCCCCTAATGAGGCGCAGAAACTGGAAATAGTTGATAATGCCATCAATGCTGTCCTGGTACTGGGCTGTTCCAATCCCCGGGTCACCGAGCTGCTGTCGGACTCTTCCAATCTTCAACTGAAAAGTGACCTGGGGCAGGGAATTAAGACACCGACGATCAGGAACCATAAGAGAAGCTATAATCTGACGGATGCTACGTCTTTGAAAGATCTTATTTTTACCGATGCCGATGGTCAACTGAATCTCAATAACCTGCCGAATATTCTCCTGCTGCCGGATTTGAATACCGGCAACGTGGTGGTTAAACTTGATTTTTTTATCAAGGATATCACCAGGGTTTCCTTCAGCCATACTGAACGTGGACCGGTGCTGCTGCCTTCCCGTGCCGATGAGGCTGATTCAATTTATCGCGAACTTGTTTTTGGTGCCGGCCTGGTAAATTTACAGCAGAGGTGTACGTATGAATGA
- a CDS encoding acyl-CoA thioesterase: MNSKTVSDSMVTIAHVMQPHEANIAGNVHGGVIMKLIDTTAGVVATRHARSNVVTASIDKLDFHYPAFIGDLVTFKASLNLVGRSSMEIGVRVDSENLLSGNTSHIASAYLTFVALGEDGKAVEVPRLILENKIEEDRQRQARERLKQRLAGRQGK; encoded by the coding sequence ATGAACAGTAAAACCGTTTCAGACAGTATGGTGACCATCGCTCATGTGATGCAGCCGCACGAGGCTAATATTGCCGGGAATGTTCATGGCGGAGTGATTATGAAACTTATTGATACCACTGCCGGTGTTGTCGCTACCCGCCATGCCCGCAGCAATGTGGTAACAGCATCCATTGATAAACTGGATTTTCACTATCCGGCCTTTATCGGTGACCTGGTAACCTTCAAGGCGTCTCTCAACCTGGTGGGTCGTTCCTCCATGGAGATCGGGGTCCGGGTGGATTCGGAGAATCTGTTGAGCGGCAACACAAGTCATATTGCTTCCGCTTACCTTACTTTTGTCGCTTTGGGGGAAGATGGCAAGGCAGTTGAGGTTCCCCGCTTGATTTTGGAAAATAAAATTGAGGAAGATCGTCAACGGCAGGCCCGGGAGCGTTTGAAACAACGGCTGGCAGGACGCCAGGGTAAATAG